The following coding sequences lie in one Allorhizobium ampelinum S4 genomic window:
- a CDS encoding ABC transporter permease, translating to MTSSNVTLKRSESRLEKTQAVIRRVNFSTWAGLLIVVLLVLGAIFAPQLSPYPPAKQNIVDQLASPSAAHIFGTDQFGRDIWTRMLYGARYSLIIGFLAVVVAMVIGTFIGMIAGFRGGRLDIVLMQIMDVVLAFPSLILGIALVALMGATTTNIVAAIAFTSIPAFARVARAAVITQRDREYVQACRAMGFSSNRTLYRHILPAILPEIMVMASLWMANAVRTEASLAFVGLGIAPPAPTWGGMVRDGFENILSSPHLALFPSLGILLLVLAFNLMGDGLRDLIDPRLKDAS from the coding sequence ATGACAAGCTCCAACGTAACGCTAAAGCGCTCCGAGAGCCGGCTCGAAAAGACCCAAGCCGTCATTCGCCGGGTCAACTTCTCCACCTGGGCAGGTTTGCTCATCGTCGTTCTCCTCGTTCTGGGTGCGATATTCGCTCCACAACTGTCGCCTTATCCGCCCGCAAAACAGAACATCGTCGACCAGCTCGCTTCGCCGAGTGCTGCCCACATCTTTGGTACCGACCAATTCGGCCGAGATATCTGGACCCGCATGCTCTACGGGGCGCGCTACTCGCTGATCATCGGCTTCCTGGCCGTTGTGGTTGCCATGGTCATTGGCACGTTCATCGGAATGATTGCAGGTTTCAGGGGCGGCCGTCTCGACATCGTCTTGATGCAAATCATGGACGTCGTTCTGGCATTCCCTTCGCTCATTCTGGGCATCGCACTCGTTGCGCTTATGGGTGCGACAACGACCAATATCGTTGCCGCGATTGCCTTTACTTCGATCCCGGCCTTTGCCCGCGTCGCCCGCGCTGCGGTCATTACCCAGCGCGACCGCGAATATGTGCAAGCCTGCCGCGCGATGGGCTTTTCTTCAAACCGAACACTCTATCGGCATATCCTTCCAGCCATACTTCCCGAAATTATGGTTATGGCTTCTCTCTGGATGGCCAACGCGGTCAGAACGGAAGCCTCTTTGGCCTTTGTCGGCCTTGGAATCGCTCCGCCGGCTCCGACATGGGGCGGAATGGTGCGCGACGGCTTTGAAAACATTCTCAGCTCGCCGCACCTTGCTCTGTTTCCTAGCCTTGGCATCCTTCTCCTCGTCCTGGCTTTCAACCTCATGGGCGATGGTCTTCGCGATCTCATCGATCCGCGT
- a CDS encoding IclR family transcriptional regulator has protein sequence MSEKSVEGAQVIGKSIALLKFISAAGSDGAKVKDIAAALNMSVPTIYRLARAFEKNGWLERLDHKMSLRLGIELFALGVKAADAAGIRSIARPALVRISEEVGATVFLMCRNDHHVIVVDRVWAGQNISTLTDNVGSMVPMGVGAASIAIMSTLDQGDVEALTRANEPSYERYDLTRAVIAATVSDARERGYAETQSTLIAGLSALSIPVRNFNGVSTTALSVNLPTDFLTASRRTHIVELLKAEVDSIEKIVRS, from the coding sequence ATGAGTGAGAAAAGCGTCGAGGGCGCACAGGTTATCGGCAAGTCGATCGCATTGCTGAAGTTCATTTCCGCGGCGGGATCAGATGGCGCCAAGGTGAAAGACATCGCGGCCGCCTTGAATATGAGCGTGCCGACGATCTACCGCCTCGCGAGAGCATTCGAGAAAAACGGATGGCTCGAGCGGCTCGATCATAAGATGAGTCTCAGACTCGGCATTGAACTCTTTGCTCTCGGCGTCAAAGCCGCAGACGCTGCAGGCATCCGGTCTATAGCCCGTCCTGCGCTGGTTCGCATCAGCGAGGAGGTGGGAGCTACCGTCTTCCTGATGTGCCGCAACGATCATCATGTCATCGTGGTTGATCGCGTATGGGCCGGCCAGAATATCTCCACCCTCACAGATAACGTCGGGAGCATGGTGCCCATGGGGGTGGGCGCGGCCTCTATCGCGATCATGTCCACACTGGACCAAGGCGACGTTGAAGCGCTCACCAGGGCGAACGAACCTTCCTACGAGCGTTACGACCTCACGCGAGCCGTGATCGCTGCCACAGTGTCCGATGCCAGAGAGCGTGGTTACGCCGAGACCCAGTCAACTCTGATTGCCGGTCTTTCCGCTCTTTCCATTCCTGTGAGAAACTTCAACGGCGTTTCCACAACAGCGTTAAGTGTGAACCTGCCGACGGACTTCCTGACCGCCTCGCGCCGGACCCACATCGTCGAATTGTTGAAAGCAGAGGTGGACAGCATCGAGAAGATTGTTCGAAGCTGA
- a CDS encoding ABC transporter permease, producing MLLYLAKRMCFAVFTLISVLTLVFLMVRVLPGDPVQMILGDQASPESIAAMRTRLGLDQPLLVQYGHFLLNALKGDLGTSMVSGRPVTEEVMSVLPYTLELTFAGLSLGVVFGVPAGVWAAVYRNRPADYIIRFVSLLGLSLPGFVSAIVLLIAFAIKLRWFPVISAGTGEGIGDRLWQMVLPAVSLALIMMAYVTRVTRSAMLEVLSQDFVRTARAKGVHHSAVIWRHGLGNCLVPITTIVGLYLGILIGNSVLTEIVFSRPGLGKLILTALSQRDYTLLQGMIVVYTFIVVVVNLATDLTYGFLDPRVQYK from the coding sequence ATGTTATTGTATCTCGCGAAGCGAATGTGCTTTGCCGTTTTCACTTTGATAAGCGTTCTGACGCTCGTCTTTCTCATGGTCCGAGTGCTGCCCGGCGATCCGGTTCAGATGATACTCGGCGATCAGGCCAGCCCCGAGAGCATCGCCGCGATGCGTACGCGACTTGGGCTCGATCAACCGTTGCTCGTTCAGTACGGCCATTTCCTGCTGAATGCGCTCAAGGGTGACCTTGGCACATCGATGGTCTCAGGACGCCCTGTGACCGAAGAAGTCATGTCGGTGTTGCCATATACATTGGAGCTGACATTTGCCGGACTGTCGCTCGGCGTCGTCTTCGGTGTTCCGGCAGGCGTATGGGCAGCCGTGTATCGAAACAGACCCGCGGATTACATTATCCGCTTCGTTTCACTGCTTGGCTTGTCACTTCCCGGCTTCGTATCGGCGATCGTACTGCTGATCGCATTTGCGATTAAGCTCCGCTGGTTCCCTGTCATTAGTGCAGGGACTGGCGAGGGTATCGGCGACCGTCTTTGGCAAATGGTGCTGCCTGCCGTATCTCTTGCTCTGATCATGATGGCCTATGTCACGCGCGTTACGCGGTCGGCGATGCTTGAAGTCTTGAGTCAGGACTTCGTGAGAACGGCACGAGCCAAGGGTGTGCACCACAGCGCCGTCATCTGGCGCCATGGTCTTGGAAACTGCCTTGTTCCGATCACGACAATTGTCGGCCTTTATCTGGGCATCCTGATCGGTAACTCGGTACTGACCGAAATCGTCTTCTCCCGGCCAGGCCTTGGAAAACTGATCCTGACCGCCCTGAGCCAGCGCGACTATACGCTGCTGCAGGGGATGATCGTTGTCTACACCTTTATCGTGGTTGTCGTGAACCTTGCGACCGACCTTACCTATGGCTTCCTCGATCCCAGGGTTCAATACAAATGA